One Paraburkholderia sp. IMGN_8 DNA window includes the following coding sequences:
- a CDS encoding dioxygenase, with amino-acid sequence MGATDNPRLKELVDALVEHGHAFLKQVRLTDEEFEKGLDFVRAVGLACNDKHNEVVLLADVLGLSTLVTLLNNSDTSGRTPGALLGPFYRGDSPQYANGESIACGDSPGSPLFVDGRVLNTRGEPVANAKVDVWQASPVGLYENQDASQPDMNLRGHFYTDSEGRFTCKTVRPAGYPVPTDGPVGVLLEKQNRHPFRPAHLHFVIIAQGYATLVSQVFADDSEHLNSDVVFGVNRRLVGTFERHDPGTGPKQDVDRLYYTLEYDFVLAEGTPTYPTPPIK; translated from the coding sequence ATGGGCGCGACCGACAACCCCCGGCTCAAGGAGCTCGTCGACGCGCTAGTCGAACACGGCCACGCGTTCCTGAAGCAGGTGAGGCTGACCGATGAGGAATTCGAGAAGGGCCTGGATTTCGTGAGGGCGGTCGGTCTGGCGTGCAACGACAAACACAATGAGGTCGTTCTGCTCGCCGACGTGCTGGGCTTGTCGACTCTCGTTACGTTGCTGAACAACTCGGACACAAGCGGCCGCACGCCGGGTGCCCTGCTGGGGCCGTTCTATCGGGGCGACTCGCCGCAATACGCGAATGGCGAAAGCATCGCATGCGGGGACTCGCCGGGTTCTCCGCTCTTCGTGGACGGCCGCGTGCTCAACACCCGGGGTGAACCCGTTGCCAACGCCAAGGTCGACGTCTGGCAAGCCTCGCCAGTCGGCTTGTACGAAAACCAGGACGCGAGCCAGCCCGACATGAACCTGCGCGGCCACTTCTACACCGATAGCGAGGGCCGGTTTACCTGCAAGACCGTGCGTCCCGCCGGTTACCCCGTGCCCACCGATGGGCCGGTAGGCGTGCTGCTCGAAAAGCAGAATCGTCACCCTTTCCGGCCAGCGCATCTGCACTTCGTCATCATCGCGCAAGGCTACGCGACCCTGGTCTCGCAAGTGTTCGCCGATGACTCGGAACACCTGAATTCCGATGTCGTGTTTGGTGTCAACCGTCGGCTCGTCGGCACGTTCGAGCGCCACGATCCGGGCACGGGGCCGAAGCAGGACGTAGACAGGCTCTACTACACGCTCGAATACGACTTCGTGCTCGCCGAAGGAACGCCGACTTACCCAACTCCCCCCATCAAGTAA
- a CDS encoding SDR family oxidoreductase has translation MSNTLSGKVAVILGGTGGIGVATARRLAQAGARVVVVGQHDLAKAQRVAADLPGEGHGAALASITASESLGALAGLVRDRYGRADILVNTAGFTQPVKHADLDALTDELIDEILKVNWRGQFAAIRAFRPLLDASGDGLVINVSSISGTTGVGSNIAYCAAKAGLDVMAASLGRALAPRIRVLNVSPGVVDTSFVPGRGDDFNDKVAATTPLGRIGTPEDIAAAIEACATHLTFSTGVTIVVDGGRRLN, from the coding sequence GTGTCCAACACTCTTTCAGGGAAGGTCGCGGTCATCCTGGGCGGAACCGGCGGGATCGGCGTTGCCACAGCCAGGCGTCTTGCACAAGCGGGCGCCCGCGTCGTAGTCGTGGGTCAGCACGACCTCGCCAAAGCGCAGCGCGTGGCTGCCGACCTGCCAGGCGAAGGCCACGGCGCCGCGCTTGCATCCATTACCGCGAGCGAGAGTCTGGGCGCGCTGGCCGGTCTGGTTCGTGACCGGTATGGCCGCGCGGATATTCTCGTGAACACCGCGGGCTTTACCCAGCCCGTCAAGCACGCCGATCTGGATGCGCTCACCGACGAATTGATCGATGAGATCCTGAAGGTCAACTGGCGCGGACAATTCGCGGCCATCCGCGCTTTTCGCCCACTGCTCGATGCGTCGGGCGACGGCCTCGTCATCAACGTGTCGTCGATTTCCGGGACCACCGGCGTCGGCAGCAATATCGCCTACTGCGCGGCCAAAGCCGGACTGGATGTGATGGCGGCGTCGCTCGGCCGTGCGCTTGCGCCACGCATTCGTGTCCTGAACGTGTCTCCAGGGGTGGTCGACACGTCCTTTGTTCCCGGCCGCGGCGACGACTTCAACGACAAGGTCGCGGCCACCACGCCGCTCGGCCGCATCGGCACGCCGGAGGATATCGCCGCGGCGATCGAAGCCTGCGCCACTCATCTGACATTCAGCACCGGTGTGACCATCGTCGTCGACGGTGGCCGGCGCCTCAACTAG
- a CDS encoding 3-keto-5-aminohexanoate cleavage protein, with product MHSRKTIITCAVTGNITKPEQHPGLPITPGQIAIASLEAAAAGAAAVHIHVRDPDTGRPSMDLALYREVIERIRAVNAELIINLTTGPGGRFIPSDHHPRVAAPGTTLLPPEKRVEHILELKPDICSLDLNTMNSGGDVVINTPKNVTRMANVIREAGVKPELEIFDSGDLHLALDLIKEGVLEGPGLWTLVMGVKYGFSASPETLLYARDLLPGDAVWSAFGVGRFEFPIVAQSWLAGGHVRVGLEDNIYIAKGVLAESNAVLVTRARDIVQSLGGELATSQEARELLGLKR from the coding sequence ATGCATTCCCGCAAGACCATCATCACCTGCGCTGTAACCGGCAATATCACCAAACCGGAGCAGCACCCGGGGTTGCCGATCACGCCCGGGCAGATTGCCATCGCGTCGCTCGAGGCCGCGGCCGCAGGCGCGGCAGCCGTTCATATCCACGTGCGCGATCCCGACACGGGACGACCCTCGATGGACCTGGCGCTTTACCGTGAAGTCATCGAACGCATTCGCGCGGTGAACGCCGAACTCATCATCAATCTCACCACCGGCCCGGGCGGGCGCTTCATTCCGAGCGACCACCACCCCAGAGTGGCGGCGCCGGGCACTACGTTGCTGCCGCCGGAAAAGCGCGTCGAGCATATTCTCGAACTCAAGCCGGACATCTGCAGTCTCGATCTGAACACCATGAATTCCGGCGGCGACGTAGTCATCAATACACCTAAGAATGTCACTCGCATGGCCAATGTCATTCGCGAGGCCGGCGTCAAGCCCGAGCTTGAGATTTTCGACTCCGGTGACCTGCACCTCGCATTGGACCTGATCAAGGAGGGCGTTCTGGAGGGTCCAGGTCTCTGGACCCTGGTGATGGGCGTCAAATACGGCTTCTCGGCCAGTCCGGAAACGCTTCTCTACGCGCGTGATCTGCTACCGGGTGACGCCGTCTGGTCGGCCTTCGGCGTCGGCCGTTTCGAATTCCCGATCGTCGCCCAGTCATGGCTGGCGGGCGGTCATGTCCGGGTCGGCCTTGAAGACAACATTTACATCGCCAAGGGCGTGCTCGCCGAAAGCAATGCGGTACTGGTCACCCGTGCGCGCGACATCGTGCAATCGTTGGGCGGTGAACTCGCGACCAGTCAGGAGGCTCGCGAGCTTCTGGGTCTGAAGCGATGA
- a CDS encoding gamma carbonic anhydrase family protein yields MSAAQDASVFGAPMVDPSAYIAHGTTLIGDVSIGRQASIWCNCVLRGDVRKIVIGMRTNIQDGTVIHGTTNGLPVIVGDDVTVGHGAILHACTIEDGGFVGFGARVLDGAVVSSGSMLAAGAVLTPRKVVGAGELWAGNPARLLRTLSDEEFEGMAASALRYVALAERYRTARPVILTF; encoded by the coding sequence ATGAGCGCGGCTCAGGACGCATCGGTATTCGGCGCGCCAATGGTGGATCCGAGCGCCTACATCGCCCACGGCACGACGCTTATCGGCGACGTATCGATAGGTCGTCAGGCGTCCATTTGGTGCAACTGCGTGCTGCGCGGCGACGTCCGGAAAATCGTCATCGGCATGCGCACGAACATCCAGGACGGTACGGTCATCCACGGCACGACCAACGGTCTGCCAGTCATCGTCGGCGATGACGTGACCGTCGGACATGGCGCGATTTTGCACGCCTGCACCATCGAAGACGGAGGGTTTGTCGGCTTCGGCGCACGCGTACTCGATGGAGCCGTTGTCAGCTCAGGCAGCATGCTGGCCGCCGGCGCGGTCCTCACGCCTCGCAAGGTGGTAGGCGCCGGCGAGTTGTGGGCAGGGAACCCCGCGCGTCTGTTGCGCACGCTGAGCGACGAAGAATTCGAGGGGATGGCGGCCTCGGCTCTCCGATATGTGGCACTGGCCGAGCGCTACAGAACCGCTCGACCCGTCATCTTGACCTTTTAG
- a CDS encoding zinc-binding alcohol dehydrogenase family protein has protein sequence MKTVRVMEKSAHIDSLDLHIGAQDVPDVDYADCLVRVVSAAVNPSDVKAVLGFMPHAVWPRTPGRDYAGIVVEGPQEMLGKEVWGSGGELGIRRDGTHAGYLAVPVGSVRAKPGNLTMEEAGAIGVPFVTAFEGLQRAGGVERGDVVLVLGANGKVGQAAIQLATLAGAKVFGVERTNEPYIGHANADVTMIDASSQNLDEVVCQLTDGHGADVVYNTVGSPYFEKANNAMAVRGTQIFISTIERPVPFDIFTFYRGQHTYVGIDTLALDSTEGALILDALLPAFERGTLKPFPIVEDFVFDLSDAALAYQAVFRGAANRVLLKP, from the coding sequence ATGAAAACAGTTCGTGTGATGGAAAAGAGCGCCCACATCGACTCGCTCGATCTGCATATCGGCGCGCAAGACGTACCCGATGTCGACTATGCCGACTGCCTCGTGCGCGTGGTGAGCGCCGCGGTAAACCCGAGCGACGTGAAGGCCGTGTTGGGCTTCATGCCCCATGCGGTGTGGCCGCGCACGCCGGGACGCGATTACGCCGGCATTGTCGTCGAGGGGCCGCAGGAGATGCTCGGCAAGGAAGTGTGGGGCAGCGGCGGTGAGTTGGGCATCCGGCGCGATGGCACCCATGCCGGCTATCTCGCGGTGCCTGTGGGCAGCGTGCGTGCCAAGCCGGGCAATCTGACGATGGAGGAAGCGGGCGCGATCGGCGTGCCGTTCGTGACCGCCTTCGAAGGGCTGCAACGGGCTGGGGGCGTGGAACGAGGCGACGTCGTCCTCGTGCTGGGTGCAAACGGAAAAGTGGGGCAGGCCGCGATACAGCTCGCGACGCTGGCCGGAGCGAAGGTGTTCGGTGTCGAGCGCACGAATGAACCGTATATCGGCCATGCGAACGCCGATGTCACCATGATCGACGCCTCGTCGCAAAACCTGGATGAAGTGGTTTGTCAATTGACTGACGGCCACGGCGCAGACGTCGTGTACAACACGGTTGGCAGTCCGTACTTCGAGAAGGCCAACAACGCCATGGCGGTGCGAGGTACGCAGATTTTCATCTCTACCATCGAGCGTCCGGTGCCGTTTGACATCTTCACGTTCTATCGGGGGCAGCACACCTATGTCGGGATCGACACACTTGCACTCGACAGCACCGAAGGCGCGCTCATTCTCGATGCGTTGCTGCCGGCGTTCGAGCGTGGCACGTTAAAGCCGTTCCCCATCGTTGAGGATTTCGTCTTCGACCTGTCCGACGCGGCGCTGGCGTATCAGGCCGTTTTCCGCGGCGCGGCTAACCGGGTGTTGCTCAAACCATGA
- a CDS encoding cupin domain-containing protein: MNVTRFEEALEYFPPNHFSMRCVRLQGHEAGPAESLWIGVSTIEPGGYTTSDASPVEKHYVVLEGEVIVMTDQGEAALTAFDSCRIAPGERRALHNRSGRPGKILLAMPFLRPEHC; encoded by the coding sequence ATGAACGTCACCCGCTTTGAAGAGGCACTGGAATATTTTCCGCCCAACCACTTTTCAATGCGGTGCGTCCGGCTTCAAGGCCACGAAGCCGGACCGGCGGAGTCGCTGTGGATCGGCGTTTCGACGATAGAGCCAGGCGGCTACACCACCTCGGATGCATCGCCTGTCGAAAAACATTATGTAGTGCTGGAAGGCGAAGTCATCGTGATGACTGATCAGGGCGAGGCCGCGCTAACAGCCTTCGATTCGTGCCGCATTGCGCCGGGGGAACGGCGCGCGTTGCATAACCGTTCCGGCCGCCCGGGGAAGATTCTGCTTGCGATGCCATTTCTGAGGCCAGAGCACTGCTGA
- a CDS encoding helix-turn-helix domain-containing protein: MHPTKDVALESAASQAGVSSRTLSRIFTKELGTSVGRWRREVQVGTAMCALVHGISVAETARSLGFTASAFSTFFKARIGYAPREWHARQRTLPA; encoded by the coding sequence ATGCATCCCACCAAAGATGTGGCGCTCGAGAGCGCGGCAAGCCAGGCTGGCGTCAGCAGCCGCACCTTGAGCCGGATTTTTACCAAAGAACTGGGCACCAGTGTCGGCCGATGGCGCCGGGAAGTGCAGGTGGGTACGGCGATGTGCGCACTGGTGCACGGTATTTCAGTCGCGGAGACGGCCCGCAGTCTTGGATTCACGGCGAGCGCGTTTTCGACGTTCTTCAAAGCGCGTATCGGCTATGCACCGCGCGAATGGCACGCGCGTCAGCGCACGCTGCCCGCTTGA
- a CDS encoding LacI family DNA-binding transcriptional regulator, with amino-acid sequence MTIREVAHHASVNASTVSRALNPATRHLIGDEVVRRVLASAKSLGYRQNKLASALRGGQSRVVGVCLPDIENPIFPPIVCGIEEELAAEGYGVLIANTVGTLKDQERMLEQMLERQVDGLVLATAARQDPLVRRCLLDGIPVVLVNRAEEGGQVPEVVNDDFLSMKLAVDHLVKQGHKRIAHLAGPERLATGFSRIQGFQMAVQQHRLTGAVILEAAEFTREAGRAACDQLLKEHKSVTAIIAANDLIALGCYDVFAEHHLACPKDISLIGHNDMPLLDMLHPPLTTLRIQHREMGRQAAKLLLGMIATPGAAPHRITLPPELMVRGSTAAPRNTPLRARAAKTAASSVE; translated from the coding sequence GTGACAATTCGCGAAGTCGCGCATCACGCGTCTGTCAACGCGTCGACCGTGTCGCGAGCGCTCAATCCCGCAACGCGTCATCTGATTGGGGACGAAGTCGTCCGCAGGGTATTGGCGTCCGCGAAATCGCTGGGCTACCGTCAGAACAAGCTTGCGTCCGCGCTTCGCGGCGGCCAGTCGAGGGTGGTCGGGGTGTGCCTGCCCGATATCGAGAACCCCATATTCCCGCCCATTGTTTGCGGCATCGAAGAAGAGCTCGCGGCAGAAGGCTACGGCGTCCTGATCGCCAATACCGTTGGCACGCTGAAAGATCAGGAACGCATGCTCGAACAGATGCTCGAGCGGCAGGTCGACGGTCTGGTCCTCGCCACTGCCGCCCGTCAGGATCCGTTGGTACGGCGTTGCCTTCTCGACGGCATACCCGTCGTGCTGGTGAATCGCGCGGAGGAAGGCGGACAGGTTCCGGAAGTGGTCAACGACGACTTCCTCTCCATGAAGCTTGCCGTCGATCATCTGGTGAAACAGGGGCACAAGCGGATTGCGCACCTCGCGGGCCCTGAGCGCCTCGCCACCGGGTTCTCGCGAATTCAGGGCTTCCAGATGGCGGTGCAGCAGCATCGTCTGACCGGCGCCGTCATCCTCGAGGCTGCCGAGTTCACGCGCGAAGCGGGCCGGGCGGCCTGCGACCAGCTGCTAAAGGAGCACAAAAGCGTGACCGCCATCATCGCCGCGAACGACCTGATCGCGCTGGGATGCTATGACGTGTTTGCGGAACATCATCTAGCGTGCCCGAAGGATATTTCGCTTATCGGCCACAACGACATGCCGCTTCTCGACATGCTTCATCCGCCTTTGACGACGCTGCGCATCCAGCATCGGGAAATGGGACGGCAGGCCGCAAAACTGCTGCTCGGCATGATTGCCACGCCGGGTGCGGCCCCGCACCGGATTACGCTGCCTCCCGAACTGATGGTTCGCGGCTCGACCGCCGCACCGCGCAACACGCCGCTGCGAGCGAGGGCAGCGAAAACCGCGGCCTCCTCAGTGGAGTGA
- a CDS encoding sugar ABC transporter substrate-binding protein — protein sequence MKLIPELTSQSAKKRLLMTCAVALGITTGPNAFAAGESVAAFYKNQVDPHFALVHAGVDAAAKDLGVSVTHYAPTRPNDLGEQLSELEDVSVRKPNAVLFMGVNPHGVVPEIEKVNAIGIPIVNYNDRVAGGKFASVVVADDFNLGLDVGRYLLRSLDGKGNVVILEGVKGSTTSDERVRGFHKALEEFPNVKLLASQPANYQRLQALQVMENLIQSNPKIDGVLAAADVMAMGAIEALEAAGQKQVKVVGIGGVPESVKAIKDGRLLATAEFNGYKMGCIATMAAVRTVRKESVPQTILIKGIVIDKTNYAPFEVPGDKRQCPKWAEIVSN from the coding sequence TTGAAACTGATACCAGAACTGACGAGCCAATCGGCAAAAAAACGCCTTCTCATGACCTGTGCGGTCGCGCTGGGCATCACCACCGGGCCAAACGCGTTTGCGGCAGGCGAGAGCGTCGCGGCCTTCTACAAGAATCAGGTCGATCCGCATTTCGCCCTCGTGCACGCCGGCGTCGATGCCGCAGCGAAGGACCTCGGCGTTTCCGTGACCCATTACGCCCCTACGCGGCCCAATGATCTGGGTGAGCAGCTCAGCGAACTCGAGGACGTGAGTGTCAGGAAGCCCAACGCCGTGCTGTTCATGGGCGTCAATCCTCATGGCGTCGTGCCGGAGATCGAGAAGGTCAACGCGATCGGCATTCCGATCGTCAACTACAACGATCGGGTTGCCGGCGGCAAATTCGCCTCTGTCGTCGTGGCCGACGACTTCAATCTTGGTCTGGACGTCGGCCGTTATTTGCTCAGGAGCCTGGATGGGAAAGGCAATGTCGTCATCCTTGAAGGGGTGAAGGGATCCACGACGAGTGACGAGCGGGTGCGCGGTTTTCACAAGGCGCTGGAGGAGTTTCCGAACGTCAAGCTGCTGGCGTCCCAACCCGCCAACTACCAGCGTCTGCAGGCGCTTCAGGTGATGGAGAACCTGATTCAGTCGAATCCCAAAATCGACGGTGTGCTCGCGGCAGCGGACGTGATGGCGATGGGGGCGATTGAAGCACTGGAGGCGGCCGGCCAGAAGCAGGTCAAGGTGGTGGGCATCGGCGGTGTGCCGGAGTCGGTCAAGGCCATCAAGGACGGCCGCCTGTTGGCGACCGCCGAATTCAACGGTTACAAGATGGGCTGCATCGCCACGATGGCGGCCGTGAGGACTGTGCGTAAGGAGTCCGTTCCGCAGACCATTCTGATCAAGGGCATCGTCATCGACAAGACGAACTATGCGCCATTCGAAGTGCCGGGCGACAAACGGCAGTGTCCGAAATGGGCCGAAATCGTTAGCAACTAA
- a CDS encoding sugar ABC transporter ATP-binding protein, which yields METTIPTAAVPLLELRKICKSFPGVRALTDVDLQLYAGEVHMLLGENGAGKSSLMKVLFGAYRADSGAFFSDGRPIAIESPADAKRLGIAVIFQEFSLVPHLTIAQNIYLGREPRNRFGLLDHRQMHLDARAALEELGLAYDTHAYAADLGVAQQQMVEIAKALSHHARVLVMDEPTAAISDREAEALFNVVRKLRESGVAIVYISHRMKEVFDLGDRVTVLRDGRLVQSMLATAATPDELIALMVGRSVGTVYKRHYFGEPGKVALDVRRLTTATGVRGVDLQVRCGEIVGLSGLVGAGRTEVVRAVFGADPIQTGQVTVFGQAVTGGPHKVAAMGVGLIPENRKQEGLALKRSVHENLLTASLWKLFPRGWYQAEKARSATQALIDSLRIAPGDPGKSARVLSGGNQQKIVIGKWLSAGCRLFIFDEPTRGIDIGAKTEIFNLIENLIKDGAAVLLISSELAEIVHVCDRAYVMREGVVSGELPRENLSEQNILRLAMHGS from the coding sequence ATGGAAACAACGATTCCGACCGCCGCCGTGCCTCTTCTGGAATTGCGCAAGATCTGCAAGAGCTTCCCGGGTGTGCGCGCCCTGACCGACGTCGATCTTCAACTGTATGCCGGCGAAGTGCATATGCTTCTCGGGGAGAACGGTGCAGGAAAGTCGTCCTTGATGAAGGTATTGTTCGGCGCGTACAGGGCCGACTCCGGAGCGTTTTTCAGCGATGGCCGACCCATCGCCATCGAGTCTCCTGCTGACGCCAAACGACTGGGCATTGCGGTGATCTTCCAGGAGTTTTCCCTCGTTCCGCATCTGACGATCGCGCAGAACATCTACCTGGGTCGCGAGCCACGCAATCGCTTCGGTCTGCTCGATCATCGCCAGATGCATCTCGATGCCAGGGCTGCACTGGAAGAACTCGGACTGGCCTACGATACCCATGCGTACGCGGCCGATCTCGGCGTCGCGCAGCAGCAAATGGTGGAGATCGCGAAGGCGCTTTCGCACCATGCGCGCGTCCTCGTGATGGACGAGCCGACGGCGGCGATTTCCGATCGGGAAGCCGAGGCGCTGTTCAATGTCGTGCGCAAACTGCGCGAGTCCGGCGTCGCGATCGTTTATATCTCGCATCGCATGAAAGAGGTATTCGATCTGGGCGATCGCGTCACGGTGCTGCGCGATGGCCGTCTGGTGCAGTCGATGCTGGCCACTGCCGCGACACCCGACGAACTGATCGCGCTGATGGTTGGCCGGTCAGTCGGTACGGTGTACAAGCGCCACTATTTCGGCGAGCCGGGCAAGGTCGCGCTCGATGTGCGTCGGCTGACCACCGCGACCGGCGTTCGCGGCGTCGATCTTCAGGTCCGGTGCGGCGAGATTGTCGGACTCTCGGGGCTTGTCGGCGCCGGGCGCACGGAGGTTGTGCGGGCAGTTTTCGGCGCAGACCCGATTCAAACTGGCCAGGTCACTGTCTTCGGGCAAGCCGTGACCGGCGGCCCTCACAAAGTCGCGGCGATGGGCGTAGGCCTGATTCCTGAGAACCGGAAGCAGGAGGGGCTTGCCCTGAAACGCTCCGTGCACGAAAACCTGCTTACGGCCAGTCTGTGGAAACTCTTTCCGCGAGGATGGTATCAAGCGGAGAAAGCAAGGAGTGCCACTCAAGCGCTCATCGATTCCCTGCGGATCGCGCCCGGCGACCCCGGTAAAAGCGCCCGTGTGCTGAGCGGCGGCAATCAGCAGAAGATCGTGATTGGCAAATGGCTCAGTGCAGGCTGTCGTCTCTTCATATTCGATGAACCGACGCGCGGCATCGACATCGGCGCAAAGACGGAAATCTTCAATCTGATCGAGAACCTGATCAAAGACGGCGCCGCCGTTCTGCTCATCAGTTCTGAATTGGCCGAGATTGTTCACGTTTGCGATCGCGCCTATGTCATGCGCGAAGGAGTGGTCTCGGGTGAATTGCCGAGAGAAAACCTGAGCGAACAGAACATTCTTCGCCTGGCGATGCACGGGAGCTAA
- a CDS encoding ABC transporter permease, which translates to MEASIERVSVMRRRRPVPSIVAASVVLAVAAMLGVPGFASSGNITNIGLQVSILLMIAMPMTLVILSEGLDLSVGALLSLCAVVFAQTLGLGWGIALALCASVAVGMLAGLFNGTLIAKLGLPPFVVTLGTLGIAHGIALVLTDGNAVVIGNPVVAQLYAWTILGIPFPVILALLAYALTHLLLYHTRFGTYVFAIGGNRDALLLAGIKAKVFHVAIYVFGGLMVGLAALVLVGRMNSAEPASAIGMEFDAIAAVVLGGTSFERGDGWLFGTVMGVVTIGVLRNALNLLGIESSLQVVSVGMLVLLVVVIDSVRKSRVNGAKA; encoded by the coding sequence ATGGAAGCAAGCATTGAAAGAGTCAGCGTGATGCGAAGGAGGCGGCCTGTGCCGTCGATTGTCGCGGCGAGTGTCGTACTTGCTGTGGCGGCGATGCTGGGTGTGCCCGGATTTGCATCGAGCGGCAATATCACCAACATCGGACTGCAGGTCTCGATCCTGCTCATGATTGCCATGCCGATGACGCTTGTCATCCTGAGCGAGGGGCTCGACCTTTCAGTGGGCGCGCTACTCAGTCTCTGCGCGGTCGTTTTCGCCCAGACCCTGGGGTTGGGCTGGGGCATCGCGCTGGCGTTATGCGCTTCAGTGGCGGTGGGGATGCTGGCAGGTTTGTTCAACGGCACACTCATCGCGAAGCTGGGGCTTCCTCCCTTTGTTGTCACCCTCGGTACGCTAGGCATCGCCCACGGTATTGCGCTCGTGCTGACGGACGGCAACGCGGTTGTCATCGGCAACCCAGTCGTGGCCCAGCTATATGCGTGGACCATCCTCGGTATTCCGTTTCCGGTGATCCTTGCGCTCCTCGCATACGCGCTCACTCATCTGCTGCTGTACCACACCAGGTTTGGCACCTATGTGTTCGCCATCGGCGGTAATCGGGATGCGCTGCTTCTTGCCGGTATCAAGGCCAAGGTATTTCACGTTGCCATCTATGTCTTCGGAGGATTGATGGTCGGATTGGCGGCGCTTGTGCTGGTCGGCCGAATGAATTCCGCGGAGCCGGCGTCGGCGATCGGGATGGAGTTCGATGCGATTGCGGCAGTGGTCCTCGGCGGCACTTCTTTTGAGCGTGGCGACGGGTGGTTGTTCGGTACGGTCATGGGCGTCGTGACGATCGGCGTTCTACGAAATGCGTTGAATCTCCTCGGCATCGAGTCCTCTCTTCAGGTTGTCTCCGTGGGGATGCTGGTCCTGCTCGTTGTCGTGATCGATAGTGTTCGCAAGTCCAGAGTGAATGGAGCGAAAGCATGA
- a CDS encoding ABC transporter permease yields MSILNNSRFVLSRVSLLDVRHHVREETATLIYRVILIVLIAIALAFATAAFSAAPNLLNVLRQASLMFLLASGLTLVILSGGFDLSIAANLTLSACLAAGVMKTGGSPILAAATALSCSTLIGLLNGLAVTLLRLPPFLATYGMLWVVQGLAFHYMGGNEIYGFPMAFRTLGTGFLGGIPLPVYMMVFVLAGATLITGGLNFGREIYAIGANSEVARLSGIPVRRRKIAVYTISGLMSGIAALVYLARVNAADSAMGEPLLLPVIAAILIGGTSLFGGVGSLLGTLSGCIILALVIDGMNLLNLNANWQPLVIGSVLLIAVLADVLGRGRKERIG; encoded by the coding sequence ATGAGTATTCTGAACAACTCCCGCTTTGTATTGTCCCGCGTGAGCCTGCTGGATGTTCGTCATCATGTCCGCGAAGAAACCGCCACGCTCATCTATCGCGTCATACTCATCGTGCTGATTGCGATAGCATTGGCTTTCGCGACGGCCGCGTTCTCCGCGGCGCCCAATCTGCTCAACGTCTTGCGTCAGGCCAGCCTGATGTTTTTGCTCGCCTCCGGGCTCACGCTGGTGATCCTGTCGGGTGGCTTCGATCTCTCGATCGCGGCCAACCTCACGCTATCCGCCTGTCTTGCAGCGGGTGTCATGAAGACCGGCGGGTCGCCGATCCTGGCGGCCGCGACCGCGCTTTCGTGCAGTACGCTGATCGGCCTGCTCAACGGTCTGGCGGTGACGCTGTTGCGACTTCCACCGTTTCTTGCCACCTATGGGATGCTGTGGGTCGTTCAGGGACTCGCGTTCCATTACATGGGCGGCAACGAGATCTACGGTTTTCCGATGGCGTTCAGAACACTCGGAACGGGATTTCTTGGCGGCATACCGCTGCCTGTCTACATGATGGTATTCGTGCTGGCTGGCGCGACGCTCATCACGGGAGGGCTCAACTTTGGCCGTGAAATCTACGCGATTGGCGCGAATAGCGAGGTTGCGCGGCTCTCCGGTATTCCCGTGCGTCGGCGCAAAATCGCTGTTTACACAATAAGCGGTTTGATGTCCGGCATTGCCGCACTGGTTTATCTCGCGCGAGTCAATGCAGCAGATTCAGCCATGGGCGAGCCGCTTCTGCTCCCCGTTATCGCGGCCATCCTGATCGGTGGCACGTCGCTGTTCGGTGGCGTGGGAAGTCTGTTGGGCACACTGTCCGGGTGCATCATTCTCGCGCTTGTGATTGACGGGATGAACCTCCTGAACCTCAATGCAAACTGGCAGCCACTGGTCATCGGCTCCGTACTCCTCATCGCGGTGCTCGCGGACGTGCTCGGGCGCGGCAGGAAAGAGCGAATCGGCTAA